The DNA sequence TTTGTTAGTGTTAATTATACACAAAGCATATCTAGTGTCCTTATAATTGAAatgtaaaaataaattactaacaaaactatattattttttattttatatttatcatacatacattatcatatcatatatatgtgaaaattaaatttattacttATCACTTATCAGCCATGGATTATGGATATATACATACAAATgtaatttcattattattttcttggTCTTTTTCTTGCCAAACATTGAAAAAGATGAAcgcgtttattttatttttcttttggacaCTTACACGAACataatttatatcataattataaTTGTTAAACTTTGTCAAGACCCACATATATGGTATAACTTCTATATCGTAAGTttggtaaaatatttataatataattacttaaattattatataagaaATACTTTTATGTTTGGATGAATAAAGAGTTTAATCTGTTTGAAAGTTGAATAATTAACATAAACTATGTGATGATTAATAATGCTTCATGTTAataaaacataattgataattatttttttaaatagaaagcAATTATTTCGGAAAGAAAGAGACTCTCTTTAAAAAATTAGGAAGAAATAAATTTAGAAACAGACGTGAATTTAGATTTagtgtaagaaaataaataaatttaatttcttaCATAAAATCAGGACAGTACATGAtccaaacaatttttttattacaagaaaagaaaaagaaaaaagtggtTGTGCCGTCACGGTGCCACGCGTCGCGCAGTAATTGGCTAGGCCCATTTACCCTCAACAACTCTTCACATGCTATCTTCCCCTCTTTGGGCTCTGTCTAAAGCCTAACACCACCAACACCGCGCCCCATTCATTTTGCGAGAGAAAGAGAACGAGGCCCAGCTTCGGACCCTAACCACCAACCGAACCTCAGATTCGGCCCGAACCTCACCTTCGTTGAAAATTTCGCACTATTTCGATCACTTTATCTGTGTGAGCTCAGAGAGAAACTCGAGAaactcttcttcctttctctctctacctctttctatctctctctcttcGCTTTCTCTCTCTTCACCGCTTTCAAACCCTAACGCTTTGGCTCCTCCACACACTTGCGGGGATCACTCTCGAGCTTCAATGGAGCCACCTCAATGTCACTGTGAGTTCACGCGCTTTCTCTCTCTGCCTCAAAACCCTAGCCTTTCTCTCTCTAGGAACCTTTTATTATCCCCCTTCTTTTAtggctgaattttttttttgcaaatctATGGTTGATTCTGTCGCGTTCTGCGTTGGGCGCGATTTTGGCAGCTCGTGCAGTCGTTTTTGTGTGTGGTGTGGTGAATTTGAATGCTGATTTTGAGCTCGAATTGTGCCGCGTTTCCGATCTTATGCGTTTTGGGGGTAAATTTGAGATTTTGGAGGGATTTTTGGTTTTGGGGATGAGCTTAGTTGAGGGGTAAGTTGGGGGGAAGGGGATAGTAATTGGGGGTTTTTGTCTGTTCTGCTTCCTCTCATTTCGGTTAGAAGTGGGATATTTTTTGAAAGTTAGGTGAAATTGTGCATAAGATTAGATTCTTGGGTTTGGTTGTGTTTTCCTCTTCTCTGTCTCTTAGTTTTTTATTAGGTGTCTCTTAGGTATAATTGTGTGCTTTTTGGGTTTCTGATGTACATGGAGATGGAGGAGAGTTTGAATTATTGGCATCCCGGTTGAAGTTAAGCTTCAGCACTTTCATATAGCTATAACTTCGCTAAGTACTCTAACGAAAATGAAGGAGAAAGCTTTTTTAGTGGAGATGTTATAAAGTAAGTAGATTATAAGGTTATGTGTAATGAGTGGgttttttcttctctttaaaTTTGATTTCCCGTGGATATGGATTCCTTGTGAGTTATTAATCTGGAAGAAATGAACCCGAGTGATGGATTTTAGTGCAGAACCTCAAAATGAAGTGTATGGATATCTCCCGAACTTATTGGGACAATTGAGACACTGAGTGCTTAATGAAGTTCTTGGATGAATACAATCTTTGGGGTGGTTACTGGTTATGTATTTGCAACAAATGGTGGGTTGCTCTCATTTTTGGCAAAAGGATGCTATTTTAATAAATGTGATGCACTTTTTCTCAAGTTTCTTGAGGATGGTTCTTTCTTTCTAATATTATGTGATGTTTTAGTTGGAAGTTGTTGCTGTCTTCCTAAATTTCCAACATTTTGATCTCTTCAGTGTGGTGCACTCTGAAGGAGTTGACTAGGCTTATTTtggttttaattatatatttttttcttgttaTACTTATTCATCAGTAGTCAGTAGTGATACTCTTGTCATGAAAAGCGATTTTCCCCCTTATGGATTATACTCAGTAGTTGTGACTATTTCCATTTGAATATTTCTTAAGATTTCAATACTAGGCTGTCGATGGTAGTATTAGTGTATGTAAAGAAGAGCCTTTTGTTCCTGTAACTACCAGCGAATTTATTGAAATCACTTGAGAAAAAAGGAACTATTCCTGGAAGAAGGTGTCTGTGATTGCATTAATGGAGATAATTTTGAATACAGAGCTATAAATCTATTTTTTTCATCCCAAAAGATGTAAAGCTTTCTATGTATGAATAGTTGCATCTCTTATGTGCACTGATCTTTTATATTCCGGACTGTTCATGGAGGAATTTGAAATCTCAGTCCAATGctgtaatttcttttaaaaaaattattgttgtgAGGAAACAGAATTAGTTATGCCTTGGTTGATTTGGAATTTTGGAATAGATCTGAGTTATTGTTATCCCATTGTATCTATTGTTAAATTTTTGCCATGGAGGCTAATTAATTTTTCTGAAAATGATTTCCAGGAGTAAATGGTATGCTCAGAGGTGTCTTTTTGGGAAGCATAGTATTTGGAGAAGCTCTTTCTTCATTTCCCTTGATCCACTAGGCATTTCTATAACTAGTTATCTTCTGATAAATTTTGGGTTTGTTAATCTATGCCTGGAAACGACGTAGGAGACAGGGTCCATAATTTTTTTGGTCAGGAAAACTTGTCCCAGGGCCAGTACCATTCACAGGCAGTGGACGGGAACTGGCCAGGGTTAACCAACAACTTGTGGGCTGGTGGCCAGAGGCCAACTGATGGGCCTTTCATTTCCAATTTGAAGAATTTCAATCTACAGCAATCGGGTAtagtttttagaatatttttaattttttcttaaatttcaaTCATTAATAGATCATAATATGTTCACTTTTAATTATTACCCTCTCATATATAATGCTCTTGGTTTTacataatattttgatattatcaCTGATTATACTTTTGCCTTCATAGATCCTGAGCAGGGACACACAAGCTCTCCACATTTGCGACATGGTTTGAACCTGGCACAATCTAACCTGAGGCCTGACACTGGCAGAAATCAACTCTCGAACCAACAAGCAGCTGTTAATGGCTATATGCAGGGGCACCAGGTTTTCCAGCCTAGGCAAAATGAAGGGAACATTTTGGGAGTGGATACCGAAGCTGGTTTTCATGGCATACGAGGAATGCCAGTACTTGAATCACAACAAGGCACTGGTCTTGAACTCTATAAGAAGAATTTGACTAGGACTGATGCAGTTGAATCTCCTGtcaattatgatttttttggaggTCAACAACAATTAAGTGGTCGGCAATCAAACATGCTTCAGCCTTTGCCTAGACAGCAGTCTGGCATAAATGACATGCAACTTTTACAGCAGCAAGTAATGCTCAACCAGATGCAAGAATTTCAAAGGCAGCAACAATTTCATCAACTGGATGCAAGGCAACATAGTTCAATGGCTCCAGTTCCCTCCATTTCAAAACAGGCAGTTCCAAGCCATTCTGCTTCTCTCATCAATGGCATTCCCATAAATGAGGCATCTAACCTTATGTGGCAACCTGAGGTCATGGCAAGTAATGCAAGTTGGCTCCAGCGTAGTGCATCTCCGGTCATGCAAGGGGCTTCAAATGGGCTTATATTATCACCTGATCAAGTGCGTCTGATGGGACTGGTTCCTAATCAAGGAGACCAGTCTCTTTATGGGCTTCCAGTTTCTGGCTCAAGAGGTGCGCCCAACTTGTATCCTCATGTTCAAACAGATAAGGCAGCAGTGTCTCAGGTTTCTATCTCACACCAGTATGCTAACCTTCAAGGGGACAAACCTGCGCTCCCACACTTAGCAGCCAGTGGTAATTCATTTCCACCTCAGCAGTATGGTTCGTATTCAGATCAAGCTGACACAAATGACGGAAGTCCGATGCCAAGACAAGATATTCAAGGGAAAAATATGTTTGGTTCTGTTGCTCAAGGTATAAATATGGAGCACTTGCAGCAAGTGAATTCGGAACAAAGAAATGTGCCAATTGAAGATTTTCATGGGAGGCAAGAAGTAGGTGGATCATCAGAGACTTCACAGGAAAAGATGGTAATGCAGGTTCCACCTTCACAGAATGTGGCCACCCTGGATCCAACTGAAGAGAAAATCTTGTTTGGTTCAGATGACAATCTGTGGGATGGATTTGGTAGGAATACAGGATTCAATATGTTGGACAGTGCAGATAGTTTTGGGGGATTTCCTTCTCTCCAGAGCGGAAGCTGGAGTGCACTTATGCAGTCTGCTGTAGCCGAAACATCTAGTACTGAAACAGGCATACAGGAAGAGTGGAGTCGTCCAAGTTTCCGGAATAGCGAACGTTCATCTGGGAATGAGCGGGCTTCAGCCATTGATAGCAGCAAACAGCCAGTTTGGGCCGACAATAACTTGCAGTCAGCCCCCAATATAAATTCAAGACCTTTTCTTCGGCCAGATGATGTTAGCAGGCCCAATTCTGTAAGCTATTCTGGTGTTCCCGGATTTCATCAGTCAAGTGTTGATACTGTACCAGAACAGCGTGACAGGTTACAGACCGACACTTCTCAAAGATCAATTCCACAGTTTTTAGAAAGAGGCAAATGGTTAGATTGCGGCCCGCAGCAAAAACCAATTGCTGAAGGGAATCGTGTTTATGGAAATGCTGCTGATTCTTCAGGTATAGAAATTAATGAAAAGGTTATTTCTGGTTCATGGACCCATCAACAGATGCTACCATCCCCAAATAGTAGTGGTGAGGCACTCAATAGATCTAATGGATGGAATGGAATTAAGTCAGCCCCATCTGATAACAGTTCTACTCTTAAGGCTCGTGAAAATGAAAACATGTTTCATTCCCGTCATGAGGATGCTAGACAAGAGACAAGCCATGTATCTGCAATGTGGGAGCCTGGTTCTGATACTAATTCATCAGCTGGATTGGAACATGTTAAGTCTCCAGCTAATATGCAGATTTGTGGGGAAGATACTGGTATGAATGGCATTGGTGCTATACCAAACCCAGGTGCTACATGGGTCAGCAGGCAAAACAACCAGCAACTTCATAATGTTGATGCATGGAGACATTCTGATTCCATGGGGAGCTATGGAAATGATGGTCCAGGGAAATATCGGTTTCATATGGAGAAAAACCCTCTAGTTTTGGAATCATCTAGGAATGAGAAATTAGAAGGAGACATTCATGATAGtgagaataaaaatgaaaaatcagCAGATGGTGTTGGCTCTAATTCATCTCACCATAGAGTTGCCAGTTTTGATGGAAGTGATTCACGTAGTCCAAAGGTATCTGCTGGTGCAGGAAATCGAAGAACTCCTGTAACTCGTAAATTTCAGTTTCACCCTATGGGGGATGTTGGTGTTGACATGGAGACTCATGGAAACAAACATGCCATAAATTCACATCCTACACCCCATCAACCTTTTGGAGGACTTAAAGGACATGACCAAAGCTATCCTGGGCAGTCAAAGTATGGTCATTCTGATGAAAATTATACTGAAACAGAGAAGGTAACTCTGAGTTTTACTTTCTTGTGCTCCCTATGTTGATTGCACGAAGTTTTCCATAATTATTGAggtttatgtatttatatacttGTGACAGAGGAATGCACCTGCTTTTCAGGGTGAGACAAAAGGCTTGGATGATAATACTTCAAAAACCGCACTGCCTGGCCAAATACCAAAGACATTAGCCCCCTTTGATAGAAGTGTCACTAATTATGCCTTAAACAAGACTGCTTCTCCCAGGTAGTTGAATGTTTGAAAATTTCCTACCCTTTTCCTTTCAATTTTAGTGTGTCATCTTCTCGTAATTCCTTGTTTTGAGCCATTATTCTTTGTGTTTATTTCTATTAGTGGTAAGTAACTATACATTATGGTTATTTTGTTTCTACATTTGCTGACTTCTGGCCTAATTGGTACGGCAGCCTCGTTTACTTGtttctcttccttttcttacCACTCATTTGTCTATGACTTACATGATGAACTTAGCTCAACTGTTTTCTTTGATTTGTTAAAATTATTGTAGTCAAAAtattcttgagcttcttcataaAGTGGATCAGTCAAGGGAGCATGGCATTGCAACAAAAACAAGCACTTCTAACCGTCATTTATCTTCCAGGGTGCCGGATACTGAATCTTCTGATGGGTCTCAACGGAATCAAAGTTCATCTCAGGGATTTGGTTTACAGTTGGCTCCTCCCACTCAAAGGCTTCCTGTGGCATCATCTCGTGTTACATCTGAAACAGTGGATAAGGGCAGTACATGGTTGTCTTCTACTCAGAATTTTCCTTCTCGAGAGTCATCTCATGAGCTTAGGAATAACATTTCTGGTTCCTCAGGACAAGTTTTAGATAAAGCCTCACAGTACAATGTGCTGGGAAATATGTCACAGGATTTGTCATCTGGGTTTCCTTTCTCGAGGATCCATACTCAAAATCAAAACAGGGCTAGTTTTGTTGGAAAAGCTTCAAATAGTCAATCTTCCAATGCAAATTTTGTTGATCAGACTGTTCCCGCAAATCAGATGGATGAATATGGTGAAAGATCTCACACTAGTCAATCTGAATCAGTGTCTGCTCGGGATATGCCTCGTCCAAGTGGTATAGACCAATTCAATTCAAGAGACCCTTCCATGCAAACTTCGGCATCAGAGACTGCCGCTGCCACAGTTTCTCATCCTTCTGTAACATTTAGTGCATCTATGCAAGGCACCGCTTCAAAAGTTCTACACAACGTATGGACCAACGTTTCTGGCAAGCAACTTCCTAACTCCTCAAAGATTCCTTCCCGTCTCCAACCAATTAATGTTTCTGAAACCACAACCTGGCCATTGAAGCCAGGTATTGAAGATTCAAAGGATGGTAATGAAATCTCTCGGCAGCAGATGTTGCCTGAGAGTGTTGAGGCTGCGGATGAGTCAGCAAGCGCGTCACATGTTAAGGAAAAAGTTGGGAAGGGTATACCCGATGCATCTCAAACTAGTCCAGCTGCTACTTCTAGAGATATTGAAGACTTTGGCCGGTCTTTAAGACCAAATAACTTTTTACACCAGAACTTCCCTTTGCTAAATCAGGTTCAGTCCATGAAAAATATTGAGATTGATCCCAGTAATCGAGATGTCAAGAGATTCAAAGTTTCAGATAATGTGATAGATAAACGGCAGGAAGATTTCAACCAAGGACGGCAGTCATATGGATATGATACCATGGTCAAAGATGTGTCGGGTGATAGTTCTACAGTGCCTCCAGCTGATCCTAATATACCAGGCTTCCCTACGAAGCCAGTTGATGGTCGAGACACTAATGCATCTTCTCTGGATGTGGGTGGATATGGTCAGAAAAATGCTCTCAATGTCTCCAACAGTAACAATCCAGCTTCTATTAGAAGTGAACATCCTATGATAAATCCTCAGATGGCTCCATCGTGGTTTGAACAATATGGAACTTTTAAAAATGGTAAAATGTTGCCTATGTATGATGCACGGGCGATGGCTCCTCCTAAACCTATAGACCAGTCTTTCACTGTGAGGAACCAGTCTGATAGTGTGCATCTTGGCAAGTCAATGGAACAAGTTAATAGTCTTGGTGATGCTGGTAATACTAGGCTAAGTCCAACGCCCACTTCCTTTTCAAGCGAGCATGTTCCTTCTCGGTTATTGCCTCCTGCAATTGAATCTGATTTACTCACAAGACCTAAGAAGCGGAAAAGCTCCACATCTGAACTCATTCCATTTCATAAAGAATTGGAACAGGGCTCTGAAAGGCTTCAAGATATCAGGTAGTTGACAAGGTTATGTGCTTTGTAGCACACACTACATCTATATTTAGTTGTGTACATACTCTAttatttatgtaaataaatatGTCTCTCCTAAGAATATTGATTTTCTTTATGAATTTGCAGTGCTGCAGAATTAGATTGGGCCCAAGCTGCAAATAGATTGGTTGAGAAGGTTTGTTTAGATAGTCTGTGGAATTGAATGTTTAGATTATTTTGTTAATTGGGAGTTCATCTTGCTCCATATTGACCTTCAGGTTGAAGAGGATGCCGAGCAAAATGAAGAACCAACAATGAAATCAAGAAGACGGCTTGTTTTGACAACACAgcttatgcagcaattatttaaCCCTCCGCCAGCAGCAGTTCTCTCTGCCGATGCCAAATCGAACCATGAAAGTCTGGTCTACTCTGTTGCTAGATTAGTTTTAGGAGATGCATGCAGATCGGTCTCACAGTC is a window from the Arachis hypogaea cultivar Tifrunner chromosome 1, arahy.Tifrunner.gnm2.J5K5, whole genome shotgun sequence genome containing:
- the LOC112709740 gene encoding uncharacterized protein isoform X2 — protein: MPGNDVGDRVHNFFGQENLSQGQYHSQAVDGNWPGLTNNLWAGGQRPTDGPFISNLKNFNLQQSDPEQGHTSSPHLRHGLNLAQSNLRPDTGRNQLSNQQAAVNGYMQGHQVFQPRQNEGNILGVDTEAGFHGIRGMPVLESQQGTGLELYKKNLTRTDAVESPVNYDFFGGQQQLSGRQSNMLQPLPRQQSGINDMQLLQQQVMLNQMQEFQRQQQFHQLDARQHSSMAPVPSISKQAVPSHSASLINGIPINEASNLMWQPEVMASNASWLQRSASPVMQGASNGLILSPDQVRLMGLVPNQGDQSLYGLPVSGSRGAPNLYPHVQTDKAAVSQVSISHQYANLQGDKPALPHLAASGNSFPPQQYGSYSDQADTNDGSPMPRQDIQGKNMFGSVAQGINMEHLQQVNSEQRNVPIEDFHGRQEVGGSSETSQEKMVMQVPPSQNVATLDPTEEKILFGSDDNLWDGFGRNTGFNMLDSADSFGGFPSLQSGSWSALMQSAVAETSSTETGIQEEWSRPSFRNSERSSGNERASAIDSSKQPVWADNNLQSAPNINSRPFLRPDDVSRPNSVSYSGVPGFHQSSVDTVPEQRDRLQTDTSQRSIPQFLERGKWLDCGPQQKPIAEGNRVYGNAADSSGIEINEKVISGSWTHQQMLPSPNSSGEALNRSNGWNGIKSAPSDNSSTLKARENENMFHSRHEDARQETSHVSAMWEPGSDTNSSAGLEHVKSPANMQICGEDTGMNGIGAIPNPGATWVSRQNNQQLHNVDAWRHSDSMGSYGNDGPGKYRFHMEKNPLVLESSRNEKLEGDIHDSENKNEKSADGVGSNSSHHRVASFDGSDSRSPKVSAGAGNRRTPVTRKFQFHPMGDVGVDMETHGNKHAINSHPTPHQPFGGLKGHDQSYPGQSKYGHSDENYTETEKGETKGLDDNTSKTALPGQIPKTLAPFDRSVTNYALNKTASPSQNILELLHKVDQSREHGIATKTSTSNRHLSSRVPDTESSDGSQRNQSSSQGFGLQLAPPTQRLPVASSRVTSETVDKGSTWLSSTQNFPSRESSHELRNNISGSSGQVLDKASQYNVLGNMSQDLSSGFPFSRIHTQNQNRASFVGKASNSQSSNANFVDQTVPANQMDEYGERSHTSQSESVSARDMPRPSGIDQFNSRDPSMQTSASETAAATVSHPSVTFSASMQGTASKVLHNVWTNVSGKQLPNSSKIPSRLQPINVSETTTWPLKPGIEDSKDGNEISRQQMLPESVEAADESASASHVKEKVGKGIPDASQTSPAATSRDIEDFGRSLRPNNFLHQNFPLLNQVQSMKNIEIDPSNRDVKRFKVSDNVIDKRQEDFNQGRQSYGYDTMVKDVSGDSSTVPPADPNIPGFPTKPVDGRDTNASSLDVGGYGQKNALNVSNSNNPASIRSEHPMINPQMAPSWFEQYGTFKNGKMLPMYDARAMAPPKPIDQSFTVRNQSDSVHLGKSMEQVNSLGDAGNTRLSPTPTSFSSEHVPSRLLPPAIESDLLTRPKKRKSSTSELIPFHKELEQGSERLQDISAAELDWAQAANRLVEKVEEDAEQNEEPTMKSRRRLVLTTQLMQQLFNPPPAAVLSADAKSNHESLVYSVARLVLGDACRSVSQSGSGGSKKLLHDKLKSSEKNDHYIRQVEDFVGRMRKLENDILRLDNRSSILDLRVECQDLERFSVINRFAKFHGRGQNDGAETSSADAARNAHKPSPPQRYVTAVPMPRNLPDRVQCLSL